From Halarcobacter mediterraneus:
AGAATTCTTTAACAACGCTTAAATTTTCAAATTTTTCTGGTTTACTAAAAGAAGGTGCTTCCAAAAGGTCATTTTCATAACTCTCTTCAACTAAAGAGTCAGCATTACCTAGAACTCCGTCTACATTTCTAGCAATTGCATCTGCCATTACTAAAGATGGTAACTCTCCACCTGTTAAAATAAACTCTCCAATAGAAAATACTTCATTTGCATACTTTTCTATAACCCTTTCATCTATTCCTTCATATCTACCTGAAACAAAAACTATATTTTGTTTCTTTGCTAATCTTTTTGCATCATTTTGTTTAAAAGGTTTTGCAGCAGCTAAAGGAAATATGATATATGCATCAGGATTCTTTCTTTTTATTTCATCTAAACAATCAAAAAGTGGTTGAGTAGTCATTAACATTCCTGCTCCACCACCTATCATTTGTTTATCTACTTTTTTGTGCTTGTTTTTAGTAAAATCTCTTGGATTAAAAAATTCATAAGTTATAAAATTTGATTCAACTGCCCTTTTTAATATTGAATCATAAAAATATGGTTCTATTAAATTGGGAAATAAAGTTACAAAAATAAATTTCAAAGCCAGCCTTAAACTTTTTTATCATGTTATCCTATTTTTATTTAAGTTCATATTTGCTAAGTTTCCAAATAATAAATTAAAATGAAAGGAGGGTAAATGATGAAAGCACCAAAAGGTTTTGGAAAAAAATACTTTACATTTGCTAGTATTCTAGCTTATGCTGTTGAAAACAAATTGCAAAGACTTGTCATTGTTTCAAAATACGCTTTTACTAACAAATCATCAAATCAAGAAGATGAATTTGAAGAAAATGACCCTCCTTTAGATAATTTAACTTTATGTCTAGTATCAGCTGTTAATAAGCCTTGTCATTGTGACTGCTTTTTTAAAAGTAAAACTAGACTTGCTGTTGCACTCTTCAAATTTATACCAAGATGCCCTTACTATTGCAAATTTTTTGCATTTAGAAGAACAGGCGTTCATCCTCCACTAATTATTCTTTAAAATAAAAAAATATTAATCAGTACCAAAATTTTAGGTTTTACAAATTTTTTTTAATTAATTTGTAAATAATTAATTATCAAATAGTTCATATATAAGAACTATATATTTTGAAGGATAAATAATGTCAAAATCATATGTAATAGGTTTTCCAAGAATTGGAGAACAAAGAGAATTAAAAAAAGTATTAGAACAATACTGGTCAAAAAATTGTTCATTTAAAGAAGTTGAGAACGTCTCAAAACAATTAAGAC
This genomic window contains:
- the trmD gene encoding tRNA (guanosine(37)-N1)-methyltransferase TrmD; protein product: MKFIFVTLFPNLIEPYFYDSILKRAVESNFITYEFFNPRDFTKNKHKKVDKQMIGGGAGMLMTTQPLFDCLDEIKRKNPDAYIIFPLAAAKPFKQNDAKRLAKKQNIVFVSGRYEGIDERVIEKYANEVFSIGEFILTGGELPSLVMADAIARNVDGVLGNADSLVEESYENDLLEAPSFSKPEKFENLSVVKEFLKGNHSKIATLKYNLAICKTKYFRPSLVTNKKTK